Proteins from a single region of Thermoanaerobacter uzonensis DSM 18761:
- a CDS encoding zinc-ribbon domain-containing protein yields the protein MYQDKVLVCKDCGKEFVWTAGEQQFYAEKGFQNEPVRCKACRDAKKRRSHQYNARRDKKAFGMSR from the coding sequence ATGTATCAAGACAAAGTGTTAGTGTGCAAAGATTGTGGGAAAGAGTTTGTGTGGACAGCAGGAGAACAACAGTTTTATGCGGAGAAAGGCTTTCAAAATGAGCCTGTAAGATGTAAAGCCTGCAGAGATGCGAAAAAAAGAAGAAGCCATCAGTACAATGCTAGAAGAGACAAGAAAGCTTTTGGCATGAGTAGATAA